In Panthera tigris isolate Pti1 chromosome C1, P.tigris_Pti1_mat1.1, whole genome shotgun sequence, the following proteins share a genomic window:
- the D2HGDH gene encoding D-2-hydroxyglutarate dehydrogenase, mitochondrial isoform X1: MAPHLVQPGWRFWRQAACTLGASVQHRTWAGTSRIPRLGSPWGATATSPRVYRSGFSTSPRAPEVMLTRERYPVKRLPFSVVSGEDLAAFERIVPGRVITDPEVLEASNVDWLRMVRGSSVLLLRPRTTEEVSHILRHCHERNLAVNPQGGNTGMVGGSVPVFDEVILSTALMNQVISFHDMSGTLVCQAGCVLEDLSRHVEERGFVMPLDLGAKGSCHIGGNVATNAGGLRFLRYGSLHGTVLGLEAVLADGTVLNCLSTLRKDNTGYDLKQLFIGSEGTLGVITAVSILCPPKPRAVSVAFLGCPGFSEVLQTFTTCKGLLGEILSAYEFMDAECMWLVTHHLRLASPVQESPFYVLIETSGSRAGHDAEKLNDFLEQVLSSGLVTDGTVATDHLKVKALWALRERISEALSRDGYVYKYDLSLPTERLYDLVTDLRVRLGPRAKHVVGYGHLGDGNLHLNVTSEAFSPSVLGTLEPYVYEWTAEQRGSVSAEHGLGFKKRGVLGYSKPPEALRLMQQLKALLDPKGILNPYKTLPAQA, from the exons ATGGCACCCCATCTGGTGCAGCCTGGGTGGCGCTTCTGGCGGCAGGCGGCGTGCACTCTGGGAGCCTCTGTGCAGCACAGGACATGGGCAGGGACGTCCAGGATCCCCAGGCTGGGCAGCCCGTGGGGAGCCACGGCCACCAGCCCCCGGGTCTACAGAAGTGGCTTTTCCACGTCCCCCCGGGCCCCGGAGGTGATGCTGACCCGGGAGCGCTACCCTGTGAAGCGGCTGCCATTCTCCGTGGTGTCTGGGGAAGACCTGGCAGCCTTTGAACGCATCGTCCCCGGCAGGGTCATCACAGACCCAGAGGTGCTGGAGGCTTCAAATGTGGACTGGCTTCGAATGGTCCGAG GGAGCAGCGTGCTGCTGCTGAGGCCGCGGACGACAGAGGAGGTGTCCCACATCCTCAG GCACTGTCACGAGAGGAACCTGGCCGTGAACCCGCAGGGGGGAAACACAGGCATGGTGGGGGGCAGCGTGCCCGTCTTCGATGAGGTCATCTTGTCCACCGCCCTGATGAACCAGGTCATCAGCTTCCACGACATGTCCG GGACCCTGGTGTGCCAGGCGGGCTGTGTCCTGGAGGATCTCAGCCGTCACGTGGAGGAGAGGGGCTTCGTCATGCCCCTGGACCTGGGGGCCAAGGGCAGCTGCCACATCGGGGGAAACGTGGCCACCAATGCCGGCGGCCTGCGGTTTCTGCGCTACGGCTCGCTTCACGGGACCGTCCTGGGCCTGGAAGCG GTTCTCGCGGACGGCACGGTCCTGAACTGCCTGAGCACCCTGCGGAAGGACAACACGGGCTACGATCTGAAGCAGCTCTTCATCGGGTCCGAGGGCACGCTGGGGGTCATCACGGCTGTGTCCATCTTGTGTCCGCCCAAGCCCAGGGCTGTGAGTGTGGCTTTCCTCG GTTGTCCGGGCTTCTCTGAGGTCCTGCAGACCTTCACCACCTGCAAGGGGCTGCTGGGTGAGATCCTGTCCGCGTATGAGTTCATGGATGCCGAGTGCATGTGGCTGGTCACGCACCACCTTCGCCTCGCCAGCCCGGTGCAAG AAAGTCCCTTCTATGTTCTGATCGAGACCTCAGGCTCCAGAGCAGGCCATGATGCTGAGAAGCTGAATGACTTCCTGGAGCAGGTGCTGAGCTCCGGCCTGGTGACGGATGGGACTGTGGCCACAGACCACCTGAAAGTCAAG GCGCTGTGGGCCCTCAGGGAGAGGATCTCGGAGGCGCTGAGCCGCGATGGCTACGTGTACAAGTACGACCTCTCCCTGCCCACCGAGAGGCTCTACGACCTTGTGACTGACCTGCGCGTGCGCCTCGGCCCGCGGGCCAAGCACGTGGTGGGCTACGGCCACCTGG GGGATGGGAACCTGCACCTCAACGTGACGTCAGAGGCCTTCAGCCCTTCGGTGCTGGGCACCCTGGAGCCCTATGTGTACGAGTGGACGGCCGAGCAGCGGGGCAGCGTCAGCGCAGAGCACGGCCTGGGCTTCAAGAAGAGGGGCGTCCTCGGCTACAGCAAGCCGCCCGAGGCCCTGCGGCTCATGCAGCAGCTCAAGGCCCTCTTGGACCCTAAGGGCATCCTGAACCCCTACAAGACGCTACCTGCCCAGGCCTGA
- the D2HGDH gene encoding D-2-hydroxyglutarate dehydrogenase, mitochondrial isoform X2 — MVGGSVPVFDEVILSTALMNQVISFHDMSGTLVCQAGCVLEDLSRHVEERGFVMPLDLGAKGSCHIGGNVATNAGGLRFLRYGSLHGTVLGLEAVLADGTVLNCLSTLRKDNTGYDLKQLFIGSEGTLGVITAVSILCPPKPRAVSVAFLGCPGFSEVLQTFTTCKGLLGEILSAYEFMDAECMWLVTHHLRLASPVQESPFYVLIETSGSRAGHDAEKLNDFLEQVLSSGLVTDGTVATDHLKVKALWALRERISEALSRDGYVYKYDLSLPTERLYDLVTDLRVRLGPRAKHVVGYGHLGDGNLHLNVTSEAFSPSVLGTLEPYVYEWTAEQRGSVSAEHGLGFKKRGVLGYSKPPEALRLMQQLKALLDPKGILNPYKTLPAQA, encoded by the exons ATGGTGGGGGGCAGCGTGCCCGTCTTCGATGAGGTCATCTTGTCCACCGCCCTGATGAACCAGGTCATCAGCTTCCACGACATGTCCG GGACCCTGGTGTGCCAGGCGGGCTGTGTCCTGGAGGATCTCAGCCGTCACGTGGAGGAGAGGGGCTTCGTCATGCCCCTGGACCTGGGGGCCAAGGGCAGCTGCCACATCGGGGGAAACGTGGCCACCAATGCCGGCGGCCTGCGGTTTCTGCGCTACGGCTCGCTTCACGGGACCGTCCTGGGCCTGGAAGCG GTTCTCGCGGACGGCACGGTCCTGAACTGCCTGAGCACCCTGCGGAAGGACAACACGGGCTACGATCTGAAGCAGCTCTTCATCGGGTCCGAGGGCACGCTGGGGGTCATCACGGCTGTGTCCATCTTGTGTCCGCCCAAGCCCAGGGCTGTGAGTGTGGCTTTCCTCG GTTGTCCGGGCTTCTCTGAGGTCCTGCAGACCTTCACCACCTGCAAGGGGCTGCTGGGTGAGATCCTGTCCGCGTATGAGTTCATGGATGCCGAGTGCATGTGGCTGGTCACGCACCACCTTCGCCTCGCCAGCCCGGTGCAAG AAAGTCCCTTCTATGTTCTGATCGAGACCTCAGGCTCCAGAGCAGGCCATGATGCTGAGAAGCTGAATGACTTCCTGGAGCAGGTGCTGAGCTCCGGCCTGGTGACGGATGGGACTGTGGCCACAGACCACCTGAAAGTCAAG GCGCTGTGGGCCCTCAGGGAGAGGATCTCGGAGGCGCTGAGCCGCGATGGCTACGTGTACAAGTACGACCTCTCCCTGCCCACCGAGAGGCTCTACGACCTTGTGACTGACCTGCGCGTGCGCCTCGGCCCGCGGGCCAAGCACGTGGTGGGCTACGGCCACCTGG GGGATGGGAACCTGCACCTCAACGTGACGTCAGAGGCCTTCAGCCCTTCGGTGCTGGGCACCCTGGAGCCCTATGTGTACGAGTGGACGGCCGAGCAGCGGGGCAGCGTCAGCGCAGAGCACGGCCTGGGCTTCAAGAAGAGGGGCGTCCTCGGCTACAGCAAGCCGCCCGAGGCCCTGCGGCTCATGCAGCAGCTCAAGGCCCTCTTGGACCCTAAGGGCATCCTGAACCCCTACAAGACGCTACCTGCCCAGGCCTGA